A portion of the Myripristis murdjan chromosome 13, fMyrMur1.1, whole genome shotgun sequence genome contains these proteins:
- the p2ry6 gene encoding P2Y purinoceptor 3: MPLLSVKSFPTETFLLGSFPSSDFYSSDFHPTEPYTVESFTASVSNLTSLGRSVGPRCTYKEDFKRILLPAVYSFVFLLGLPLNAAVILKIWKARPNLSRNNIYMLNLATADFLYVMSLPLLIYNYASHDYWPFGELACKLVRFQFYSNLHGSILFLTCISIQRYVGICHPLATWHKQGGRRLAWCICGGVWLVVVALCAPTFHFASTGIQRNRTVCYDLSRPEHSLDYYPYGMALTCLGFLLPFMGVVVCYCRMACFLCRPVSYQGVSVATGEKRDKAVRMIIIVVAVFCISFLPFHLTKTMYLLVRTLPKAPCEMRNLFSVIYKSTRPFASMNSVLDPILFYFTQPRYRKSTRRFMLKVTTLKDKGTSV, translated from the exons ATGCCACTGCTATCTGTCAAATCCTTCCCTACGGAGACATTCCTGTTGGGATCTTTCCCCTCCTCGGACTTCTACTCGTCAGACTTCCACCCCACTGAGCCCTACACAGTGGAAAGCTTCACCGCCAGTGTCAGCAATCTCACCAGCCTCGGCAGGTCAGTCGGCCCGCGTTGCACCTACAAGGAGGACTTCAAACGCATCTTACTCCCCGCCGTCTACAGTTTTGTCTTCCTGCTCGGCCTTCCTCTCAATGCCGCTGTCATACTGAAGATATGGAAGGCACGGCCAAACCTGTCCCGCAACAACATCTACATGCTCAACTTGGCCACAGCTGACTTCCTGTATGTCATGTCGCTTCCACTGCTCATCTACAACTATGCCAGCCATGACTACTGGCCATTTGGAGAGCTTGCCTGTAAATTGGTCAGGTTTCAGTTCTACAG TAATCTGCACGGCAGCATTCTGTTCCTCACCTGCATCAGCATACAGCGCTATGTGGGCATCTGCCACCCGCTAGCCACCTGGCACAAGCAGGGTGGGCGCAGGCTGGCATGGTGTATCTGCGGAGGGGTCTGGTTGGTGGTCGTCGCCCTCTGTGCACCCACCTTCCACTTTGCTTCGACGGGAATCCAGCGCAACCGCACAGTGTGTTATGATTTAAGTCGGCCAGAACATTCCTTAGACTACTATCCTTACGGCATGGCCCTGACCTGCCTCGGCTTCCTGTTGCCTTTTATGGGCGTGGTGGTGTGTTACTGCCGCATGGCCTGCTTCCTGTGCCGCCCCGTGTCCTACCAGGGTGTCTCTGTGGCGACTGGGGAGAAACGTGATAAGGCAGTGCGGATGATCATCATAGTGGTGGCAGTTTTCTGTATCAGCTTCCTGCCATTTCACCTCACCAAGACCATGTACCTGCTGGTGCGCACGCTGCCTAAAGCACCCTGCGAGATGCGGAActtgttttctgtcatttataAAAGCACCAGGCCGTTTGCCAGCATGAACAGCGTTCTGGACCCAATCCTGTTCTATTTCACCCAGCCACGCTACCGCAAGAGCACCAGGAGGTTCATGCTCAAAGTCACCACCCTCAAGGACAAGGGCACCAGTGTGTGA